The following are encoded in a window of Gossypium raimondii isolate GPD5lz chromosome 13, ASM2569854v1, whole genome shotgun sequence genomic DNA:
- the LOC105783196 gene encoding uncharacterized protein LOC105783196 isoform X3, whose protein sequence is MLVPSTGLRAVDTVVAGILHDVVDDTCERLFSIEAEFGDDVARLVAGVSRLSYINQLLRRHRRINVNQSTLSHEEANNLRVMLLGMVDDPRVVLIKLADRLHNMRTIYALPLAKAQAVAQETLLVWCSLASRLGLWALKAELEDLCFAVLQPQIFRKLRADLASMWSPSNKGTCPRRISAKGSWSSMQGNDSVHEVEAPMHDEDITSIKDLLEAVVPFDILLDRRKRVNFLNNLGKSSEMEPKPKVVQDAGIALASLVVCEEALERELFISISYVPGMEVTLSSRLKSLYSIYSKMKRKDVGINKIYDARALRVVVGDKNGTLHGPAVQCCYSLLNIVHRLWTPIDGEFDDYIVNPKPSGYQSLHTAVQGPDASPLEVQIRTQRMHEYAEHGLAAHWLYKETGNDLPSISVLDESEIEESSYLPEDLDDQNSMDYESFQRYSSLKVGHPVLRVEGSNLLAAVIIKVDKEARELLVAVSFGLAASEAVADRRSSFQIKRWEAYARLYKKVSDEWWCEPGHGDWCTCLEKYTLCRDGIYHKQDQFERLLPTFIQVIDLTDQEESEYWTVMSAVFEGKPVESIESRPNLDYVASNSIEASINRKVRLLRTMLQWEEKLRSESSFGRQDGGAKSRNNADSVVLGEVVIICWPHGDIMRLRTGSTAADAARRAGLEGKLVLVNGLLVLPSTELKDGDVVEVRS, encoded by the exons GCTGTTGACACTGTTGTGGCTGGGATATTACATGATGTGGTTGATGATACATGTGAACGTTTGTTCAGTATAGAAGCAGAGTTTGGTGATGATGTAGCAAGGTTGGTAGCGGGTGTTTCTAGATTAAGTTATATAAATCAG CTTCTACGGAGACATCGAAGGATAAATGTTAACCAGAGTACCCTTAGTCACGAAGAG GCTAATAATCTACGTGTCATGCTCTTGGGAATGGTTGATGATCCAAGGGTGGTGCTTATCAAACTGGCGGACCGTCTTCACAATATGAGAACAAT TTATGCCCTGCCACTAGCTAAGGCTCAAGCTGTTGCACAAGAAACCTTACTTGTTTGGTGTTCCCTAGCTTCCAGATTGGGTCTGTGGGCATTGAAGGCGGAGCTGGAAGATCTATGTTTTGCAGTTCTTCAG CCTCAAATATTTAGAAAGCTACGAGCTGATCTGGCTTCAATGTGGAGTCCTAGCAATAAAGGAACATGTCCTAGACGAATATCTGCGAAAGGAAGTTGGTCCTCCATGCAGGGAAATGATTCAGTACATGAGGTTGAAGCTCCTATGCATGATGAAGATATAACTAGCATAAAG GATCTTTTGGAAGCAGTGGTTCCTTTTGACATCTTATTGGATCGTAGAAAGCGGGTTAACTTTCTTAATAATCTCGGGAAAAGTTCAGAGATGGAACCAAAACCAAAGGTTGTGCAGGATGCTGGAATTGCTCTAGCATCTCTTGTTGTTTGTGAGGAGGCACTTGAAAGGGAGTTATTCATATCAATTTC TTATGTCCCAGGGATGGAGGTTACTTTGTCCAGCCGATTAAAAAGTTTGTATAGTATCTACAGCAAG ATGAAAAGGAAAGATGTCggcatcaataaaatatatgatgcACGTGCACTGAGGGTAGTTGTTGGAGACAAGAATGGAACCCTACATGGTCCGGCAGTTCAATGTTGCTACAGTCTTCTCAACATTGTACATAG GCTTTGGACTCCAATTGATGGTGAATTTGATGATTACATTGTTAATCCAAAACCCAGTGGCTATCAG TCTTTGCACACTGCAGTACAAGGTCCTGATGCCTCACCTCTGGAAGTTCAGATCCGTACACAG AGAATGCATGAATATGCTGAACATGGACTTGCTGCCCACTGGCTTTATAAAGAAACTGGAAATGATTTACCTTCCATAAGCGTCTTGGATGAATCTGAAATAGAAGAAtcatcctatctccctgaagatCTGGATGATCAAAATTCCATGGACTATGAGTCGTTTCAGAGGTATAGCTCCCTGAAAGTGGGACATCCAGTCCTCAGAGTGGAAGGAAGTAACCTACTTGCTGCAGTTATAATCAA AGTAGATAAGGAGGCTAGAGAGTTGCTTGTTGCTGTGAGCTTCGGATTGGCTGCTTCTGAAGCAGTAGCTGACAGAAGGTCTTCTTTCCAAATAAAGCGATGGGAAGCTTACGCTAGGTTATACAAAAAG GTTTCGGATGAGTGGTGGTGTGAACCAGGACATGGGGACTGGTGTACTTGCCTTGAGAAATATACACTTTGTAGGGACGGAATATACCATAAG CAAGACCAGTTCGAACGTCTTTTGCCGACCTTTATTCAAGTGATCGATTTGACTGATCAAGAAGAATCTGAATATTGGACTGTTATGTCTGCTGTTTTTGAAGGCAAACCAGTTGAATCTATTGAATCAAGGCCCAACCTAGATTATGTTGCTTCCAATTCAATTGAAGCTAGCATCAACCGCAAG GTACGATTGTTAAGGACCATGCTTCAATGGGAAGAGAAACTACGGTCGGAATCAAGTTTTGGAAGACAAGATGGTGGTGCAAAATCAAGAAACAACGCTGATTCGGTTGTTCTTGGGGAAGTAGTTATTATATGTTGGCCTCATGGTGACATAATGAGACTGAGAACTGGCAGCACTGCTGCAGATGCTGCAAGAAGAGCAGGGCTTGAGGGAAAGCTAGTTCTAGTTAATGGTCTACTGGTATTGCCTAGCACAGAGCTCAAAGACGGCGATGTTGTAGAAGTAAGATCGTAA